The nucleotide sequence GCTCGATCTCCTCAGAATGGGCCGAGTTAAGCTTACGTCTTAAATTGGCCACCTCGTTTTCAAGCGACTCCATGTAATTTTCAAGCCGTCTTATCTGTTCCTCATACTTGGCCACCAACTCGGCCTGAGGACCTATCTGCCGGACCTCTTCCATCGGCTATCATCCTTTCTTTATTCGGTTTATTAGCCTCCCCGGCTGCTGAGCTTGCTTACCTTAGCCTCAAGGGCCTCCACACGCATTCGGTAGTTCATCCAGGTCTTCAGTTGTTTGATCTGGGAGGCCAGCTCCGAGTCGGGGGACACTAATTTCTCCGCCTGCTTTATGTGATCGAACACCTGAATCTTGTTATAAAGCGACGTCCTGTCGTTTGAGAAGGCCCTGGCGTCGGCGTAGAAGTAAGCCAGGTAGATATGAGCCTCCGGCGTCGGATAGTAGCTGAGCGACTCATGAAGCAGGACGTTGCTGAATCCAGGAGCGCCGGCGTTATAGAAGGCCCTTCCGAGCTCGGCTAACCTCTTGGCCGCTACTTTGCGACATTTCAGGGCTGCATCGGTGTTCGGGTATCTCTCCAGAAGCTCATTCCACGTCTCCATCGCCTTGCCATAGCAGGGAGGCAGGAAGTCCGTATATCGCCACTCCCTCAGATCGCGATATCTGCTCAGGAGGAATCGCACTTCGAGGTAGTAGTTATCATACCTCATGCCCCTGCCGTAGAACTTCTCGTATCCCCTGCTCGGATATCCGGCGGGCCAATGGGGGCTGAGCCCGATCTTGCGTAGATCCATCTCCCCGAGCTGCGGGTACCTGTCGAGGATGTAGTAATACCTGACGAACGCCGCCAGCTTCCTGGTGTCCACCTTGGGTGGGGACTCGTACTTGGCCATGCGCCAGTAGCTCTCGCCTAACATCATCATCGCATCATCGGCCAACTCGCTCTTCGGGAACCTCTCGGTCAGTTCCTTGAACCTTTCGGCTGCCACATCGGGAAGGTTTAACTCCTCGAGGTAGATTCTGCCGATCTCGAAGAGGGCGTTATCTCTATGCGACTCCACACCCTCTCTGACCTCACTTTCCAGCTTGACTATCCTTGCCATCAGATCGAGGTTTCTCCTGGCCTCGCGCGCCTCGTCGTTGTTGAGATAGGGATACTTTCTGACAAGAGACCTATAGATCTCCCTCGCTTTTTTCACCTCGTTGAGGGCGAGGTAACAATCGCCGATCAGGAGTTTCGCCCTATCGGCCAGCTCGCTTTTGGAGTTCACCTTCTCATAGGCCTTGATAGCGGCCTTGTAATCTCCCTTGAGCCTATAGCTGTTGCCTATTTCGAACTGAGCGTTGTCCGCCTGATCGCTCTGCGGGTATTTGTCCAGGAGCTTCTGAAACTCGGCTATCGCCCTATCGTAGTCCTGCTCCTCCTGGAAACAAGAGGCGTTTTCCAGGATCATATCGATTTCTTTCTGCGGAGAGACTGCGCCCTTAGGTAAGCAGCCGGGGATTAAAAAGATCAGTGTGAGGGATAGAATCAAGGGAGATACAACCTTTAACCTGAATCTCATAACGATCACCTGCGGGTTTTCCCCGCCACCAGTGGAATTCGTGTAAGATTATATCATCGGTTTAAAGAACATGTCAAGGTTGCCTCGCCCCCTACCTCCTGATAGGCAGGATGATCTTGAAGGATGAGCCCATCCCAACCTTGCTTCTGAGTTCGATCTTGCCCCCATGAGCCTCGACGATCTGGAGCGTCAGCGACAGGCCAAGTCCCACGCCTCCCTCCCTCTCCTTCGTCGTGAAGTAGGCGTCGAAGATCCTGGGCTGGATCTCATCCGGTATCCCTATCCCTGTATCCCTTATCTCCACCACAGCCCTGTCCAGGAACTTGCCTTTCTCCAGCTTTGTAGTTATATAGATCTTGCCGCCTTTCGGCATCGCCTGGATGGCGTTCTGGATCAGATTATATATGGCCTGTCGGATCTTGTCGGCATCCAGGGGCACCTCTTTGAGCTCTCCGCAGTATCTCCTGATGATTGAGATGCCCGCGCTGTTAAAGGCGGCGTTGAATTCCGATAGTACGTCGTCGGTGAGTGATTCCAGATCTGTAGGCTCGATTTGAAGCGACGGCGGACGATTGAGGGTGAGAAATTGATCAGTTATCTGGCTGAGCCTTTTGACCTGTTTGTCCATGATCTCCAGGCATTCCCGTGCCTCATCAAGATCCTCCTCCGATACCTCGTCGGATGAGATGATCGATCTGAGGTATTGAACCGTCATGCTGATGGAGTTAAGCGGATTTCTTATCTCATGGGCCACACCGGAAGCCATTCTCCTTAGAGCTTCTATTCTCTCCCTATGAGCCACCTTTATCTGCCGGATCATGTCCGCCAATCTGGAGCTCACCCTGCCGATTTCACCCTTTGATCGGGAGACAACGAGGAAGTTCAGATCCCCCTCATCGGCCCTCTGGATTATCTCAACGAGGTTTTCAAGCGGCCGAATCACCATCCGTCCCGTGAGGAGGCTAATCAGGAACGCGAGGGAGATGCTGGTTGCCAGGACATATATCATGTGTATAAGCCTAAGCTCCCAGAGATAACTCGCCACATCCGGGGCGTCGAAGAGGATTTGGATGAGACCGTTTTCGATCACTATGTTGGAGTTATCCTCGAACCGAGCCGATCTGGGGTATGTGATGATCGCCTCGGTCACCCATCTGTCATGGTACCGCGCAAGCCTGTAGATCCGTATTCTCCCCCGAGATATCCTCTCATATCCCTCCCTGTCTATGTTAACCATATTTCCTATCTCCCACCCCTTCAAGCTCGCTACGATCTTCCCGTTTTCATCCGTCACGTTGACGTCAACGATTTGATCCTCAACGCCCATCTCCTTAACGACGCCTCTGAGCTCCCTCTCTATCATCTTAGGATCGGAGAGATCCTGTACGGTCGTCTTCAGCACGTCGGCTATATCGCGGATCAATATCCCACGGGAGATATCTCTCATCTGTCCCTCGATCCGGTCCCTTCTGAGTTTTATATCATCTATGACGAAGAAGAAGGCCATAAAGGTTATTATGAAGAGGTTTATTATGAGGGTGTATTTCCATTGCAGCCGCATCTGGTCAACACTCTCCCGACAGCTTCCTTCCATTTCCTCCTCAATAGGATCCGCCTTTCATCCTCCATCTGAGGGGTGAACGTTCTGTTGACCTTACGAAGAGATCGGATCCGGTCTAGATCCCACATATCGATGCTTAACCCGGCGAGGTAGGCTGCTCCTAAAGAGGTGGTCTCTCTATATTTGGATCGTTCCACGGGCAGGTTCAGGATATCCGATTGAAACTGCATAAGGAAATCATTGACCGATCCGCCGCCGTCAACCCGCAGAGCAGAGATTTTCATTCCGGAATCCCTCTCCATCGCTTCCATGACGTCGGCCACCTGATGTGCTATCGCCTCGAGCGTCGCTCTGACGATATGTTCCTTTCTGGTTCCCCGTGTGATCCCCAGGATAGCTCCCCTCGCCCGGCTGTCCCAGTAAGGCGCTCCGAGGCCGGTGAAGGCCGGAACGACATACACCCCGCCTGTATCCTCCACGCTTAAAGCCATCTCTTCGCTTTGGGCTGCCGATTCGATTATCCCTAAACCGTCCCTTAACCACTGCACCGCCGCTCCGGCGATAAATACGCTTCCCTCAAGGGCATATCTGGGCCTCTCCGTGACGGAACAGGCCAAGGTGGTAAGGAGCCCTTCATTTGAGTAAACGGGCTTTTCGCCGGTCTGCATCATCAGAAAACAGCCCGTGCCATAGGTGTTTTTGGTCTCTCCCCTCTCAAAACAGGCCTGGCCGAAGAGGGATGCCTGCTGGTCGCCGGCAACGCCGCATATCGGGATGCCCTCGATCTCGCTCGGCTCCTGAGCCACGCCGTAACGCGCCGAAGAAGGCAGCACCTCAGGAAGTCTGACGGCGCCCACATTGAAGATCCCTATCAGCTCTTCGTCCCATTTCAGCTCGTGGATGTTGAAGAGCATCGTTCGCGAGGCGTTGGTCTGATCGGTGGCGTGTGTTCTGCCGCCCGTCATCCTCCATATAAGCCAGGAGTCCACCGTCCCGAAGAGGATCTCCCCCTCAGGCTTGACGTCCCGGATGATCCAGGCGAGCTTGGTCGCGGAGAAATAAGGATCGAGGATAAGCCCTGTCTTATCTCTGACCTTCTCCTCAAGCCCCTTCTCCCTCAATTGATCGCACATATCCGCGGTTCGTCTGCACTGCCAGACTATGGCGTTGTGGACGGGTCTGCCGGTTTCAGCCTCCCAGACGATCGTCGTCTCACGTTGATTGGTGATCCCTATCGCCTTTATCTGTGAGGAGGAGACCTGTGATCGGGAGAGCAACTTACGAATGAGCCCCGCCGTCGAGCGCCAGATCTCCTCCGGGTCATGTTCCACCCAACCCGGTCTCGGGTAGATCTGTCTCAGTTCGGCATAGACCGATTCGGCAACTTCCCCTTCCTCATTCACAAGAAGAACGGTCGTCCCCGTTGTCCCTTGATCTATGGCGAGAACGTAATCCATTGTTCCTCTGACCCTCCCTATTTTACCACACCATCTCACCACCTGCAAGCTCATCTTTCAGATGTATTTTACACTCAATTTTGAAGGCTGGTCAACGGAGCCGGAATCCGTCCGCCATGTCGAACGAATCGTCGATTGCATCCGATGTTGCATATCTCCATCACAACGCTTTCCCCGAAAAGCCCTCCGAACACGACTCGTTCCCCCGCCTTCTTTTCAGGGACCGGTATGATCCTCACTGCGGTTGTCTTATGGTTGATGACCCCTATCGCCAGTTCATCAGCTATCAGTGCGGCGATCGTTTCCGCGTCCACATCGCCTGGAACGACGACCATATCCAGACCCACTGAACAGACGCTGCTCATCGCCTCCAGCTTTTCTATCGTCAGATAACCCGCTTCGACGGCGGCTGAGAGACCGATATCCTCCGAGACCGGTATAAAAGCGCCGGAAAGGCCGCCAACTGATGAGGATGCGAAAAGCCCGCCCTTTTTGACGGCATCGGTCAGGAGCGCCAATGCGGCTGTTGATCCTGGAGCTCCCACCGCCCTGATACCCATTGCCTGTAAAACCTCGCCCACGCTATCTCCGACCTTCGGGCTCGGCGCAAGCGATAGATCGACGATGCCGAACTTGGCTCCGATCATTCCGGCGAGCTCTCTCCCGATCAACTCGCCTATTCGTGTCAGCCTGAAGGCGGTGGTTTTGATAATCTCAGCCATATCGCCTAACGTCAGATCGGGTTTCATCTCCCTTCCCTTTTCGATCGCTCCTTTTACCACTCCCGGGCCGCTGATGCCGATGTTGATAACGCATTCCGCCTCGCCGATGCCGTTGAACGCTCCCGCCATGAAGGGATTATCTTCAGGCGCGTTTGCGAAAACGACGAATTTAGCGCATCCGAAGCCATCCCTCTCGCTGGTACGGCGGGAAAGCTCTATCAACATCTCACTCACAAGCAAGATGGCATCCATGTTGATTCCCGCCTTGGTTGAGGCGGCATTGACGGAAGCGCATACCCTTTCCGTCTCCGAGAGGGCGAACGGGATCGATCGTATCAGGCCCTCATCGTCCGGCGTCATCCCCTTATGCACTAAAGCGGTGTAGCCGCCTATCAGGTCAACCTTCACCTCACGTGCCGCCTCATCCAGAGCATGGGCTACTTGGATAAACCCCTCTTCACCGTGTCCTGCGGCGACTATGCTGATGGGCGTAACGGCCACCCTCCGGTTCACGATTGGGACGCCGTATTTCGCCGCCAGCGTCTCACAGGCCTCCCATAGCTTCCCCGCCCGATCTATAATCCGCCCGCGGATGCGCTCGCACAATTTATCTGTGCTCTCAGATCGGCAATCCAGCAGGCTGATCCCCATCGTTGCAGCTCGGATATCGAAGTTCTCCTCATGGATCATCCGTATCGTCGTCAGGATATCCTCACTTCTCACCATCGGTATCACCTCCTAAATCACGGCGAGCGATCGCAGGTCATGCGTCGCCTTGAATAGATTCTCGTGTTGGAAGTGAGCTGACATGCCGAAGGAACGCCCCAGCCTTTCAAGCTCCTCTTTCAGCCCTCGCGGATCAAGCTCCGGAGGAACGGAGAGCTCAAGCACCATCGTAAAACCTCCCTCCTCAGTCCTGCCGTAGAGATCGGTGATGTTGATGCCGAGGGAGGCGAGATAGGTGGACATATGGTATATAACCCCCGGTCGATCTAGTCCGAACAGGGTAAGTATGAAACGATCATATGTGGTTGGCGTGGCGCTTAGAGGTTCATCCGTTCTCCTTATGCGCACGGCGACCTCCAACTCTCCGGGAGCACCTGTGGACGCGATCACCTCCTTCACTCTCTCCACCGGAGGCGAAGAGGAGAAGGTGGCACAGAGTATAACGGTGAAGTATCCTCGAACAACCGTCTGGCTGATCTCCTCTATATTGCCTCCCATCTCAAAGACGGCCCTACCGATGCCGGCGATGATGCCCGGCCGATCGCGCGACATGACGGTTATGATGTATTCCATCCTCTCCCACCTCACCGGGGAACTGATTTACATGATACTATATCGACGTCATACGGTCAAATCACCGGGCTGCCCGCTCGACGACAGCGCTTATTACTTGATTCCCTCCATTTCCTCTGCTAAAATATCCCTGTTTGAATAATGTTGTCGTTTGCGAGGGTGTTTTGATGTCGAAGAGAAAGGTCGAGGTGCTCGAAAGCGATCTGGTCTATGATGGGTTTTTCAAGATTGAGAGAGCCCTTGTGCAATATGAACGGTACGACGGATCGATGAGCGAGCCGATAACCCGATACTGTTTCGAGCGGGGGGATTCCGTGGGCGTGCTGCTTTACAATCCCGACGCCGATTCCGTCATCCTGGTGGAGCAGTTCAGATACCCGGCGTATGTGAAGGGAGGGCCGGGATGGATCTTAGAGATCGTGGCGGGCGTTAAGGATAAGGAGGATTCCGTCAAAGTCGCGAGATCGGAGGCGATCGAGGAGGCGGGATATGAGATCGAGAGGTTGGAAAAGCTCACCTCCTTCTACCTCTCACCCGGCGGCAGTTCCGAGAGAATGGATCTGTATCTGGGATATGTATCCAAACCCTCCCATAAGGGCGGAGGAGTAAGGGAGGAGGGTGAAGATATCAAGGTCATTGAGCTTCCGCTGGAGAAAGCCTTGAGGATGATAGATAGAGGCGATATATGCGATGTTAAGACGATCCTAGCTCTGCTGTGGTTGTATAGGAAAAAGACGAAGGGGGAGTGATAGGATGGCATATCTATCTGATCAAGGCTGATGTGAGGTGAAATATGCTTAGCTTTGTCGGGTATTTCACCCTTCTGCTCTCCTTCATCTACATGTCCGTGATCCTCTGCTTCAGAATAGGGCTTGGCAGGGCCGAGAGGATCTCGCGGAAGATGCTCAGAAGGCGTTCCGACCCGAAAGGTCGGCCCTTCGTCTCCGTGATCATATCCGCCCGAAACGAGAGGGAACATATCGGCCGATGCCTCGAATCGCTCATAGAGCAGTCATATCCCTCACACCTCTATGAGATAGTGGCTGTCGATGATCGATCGGAGGACGAGACCCTCTCCATCATCCGATCATATGCCGATCGGTCGGACGTCAGGATCATTCCCCTTGAAAACGATGAGCCTGAAGGGTTAACCGGGAAGCAGACCGCCCTGGACAAGGCGATCCGATATAGCCGGGGGGAGATCATATTGACAACCGACGCCGACTGTATCGTTCCGTTCGATTGGGTCTCCGTTATGACGAGCTTCTTCTCCGATCCTGAGGTCGGTGTGGTGGCCGGGTTCTCGACGATAGACGATAGATCCCCGGACTTCAGGAAGCTCGGAAGATGGAGGAGGTTGTTTTTGAAGATGCAATCCTTCGAGCTGTTGACGCTGTTTACGGCATTCGCCGGGGGAATGGGGCTGGGGTTGGCATTAGCCTGCACGGGGAATAATCTGGCATACAGACGAAAGGTATATGAACAGATGGGCGGATTTAAGAGGATAGGTCGAACGGTCGCCGAGGATAACATGTTCATCCAGTGGGTCAACCGAAACACGTCGTGGAGGATAATCCCGTGCTGTTTAAGGGAGTCGCTGGTTATCACGATGCCTAAGGTAACCCTTCGTGATTTATTGGCCCAGAGGATCAGATGGGCCTCCAATTCGCTTGAAAACAGGTTTTCCGCCCTGGCCTTTATGGTGGCCGTTTACGGTATGAACCTGCTGCTTTACCCAACTCTCCTCCTTAGCCTTGCCGGGGTGATCCCGATATGGATCGGTCCAACGGCGATCGCCATGAAATTCCTGCCTGAATACCTGCTGGTCTCCAAGGGTATGAGGATGTTCGGCAGAGGCGATCTCATGAAATTCTTCCTGCCCATTCAACCCTTTCACACCCTTTACATCCTGATATGCGGTCTCGCCGGCCTGCCGGGAAAGGCGAGATGGAAGGGAAGGGAGTACAAGGCGCGACGTTAACCCCTTACGCTCATATTATCGCTGAGTGTAGCGGAGGTTTTTAAAGCTACCGTCCGCCTCTCGGCTGTCCCGATTATAGGTCATTTATTGTCATTTGTAGTCATTAATGACGGCGAAGCCGAATGACTTAATGACTATAAATGACGGTTGAGCTGTGGACGGCGGACAATTAGCCATAGGTACTGCACTCAAGGGGAATAAGAACAGCCCCTTATTGACATAACCGAGGAAGTGAGATATCCTATTTTGCGGTGAGGAAGAGATGGAGAGGAGAAAGGTTCAAGATGAGGTAAATCGACTCCTGCATAAGCTCGTAGAGGCGCTAAAGGAGAGGTTTGGTGAGGAACTGGTATCGGTGGTGCTGTTTGGCTCATTTGCACGGGGGGATTTCCACGAGAGGTCTGACATCGACCTGTTGATAGTTATAGAGAAGCTCCCTCAATCGCAGTTTAAAAGATCGAGGCTTTTCGACGAAGCCGCGGGGAGGCTTATGGATGGATTCAAGCTTCTTCGTGAAATGGGCTATCTGTGTCAGTTTATGCCCATAATGAAAAGCAGGGAGGAGGCCGCTTATCATTCGCCGATCTATCTTGACATGGTTGAGGAAGGGATGATCCTTTATGACAAAGGGGGGTTTTTCAGATCGGTGTTGGAGGAGATAAGGCAAAGGTTGAAAGAGCTGGGGGCGAAAAGGAAGTTCCTCAAAGGCGGGGGATGGTATTGGGACCTTAAACCGGACTATAGGCCCGGAGAGGTGATCGAAATATGAGAAACGACAGGATGGCGATCGGTTACCTCGAGGACGCCACCGTGAGGGTGGGGGAGTTGAAGCGGCTTTTCGAGATGAAGCGGTTTAATGTGGTGATCAGAGAAGCACAGGAAGGGGTTGAGCTGGCGCTCAAGGCGGCCTTGAGATGGGTGGGGGTGGAGCCTGCTAAAGTTCATGACGTGTCCGAGATACTGTTAGGGGAGCAGGATAGATTTCCCCGCTTTTTCAGGGATGAGATAGTCAGACTGGCGGAAATTTCCAGAAAGCTTGCCAGGGAGAGGGGAAGAAGCTTCTACGGCGATGAGGAGGGAGGGGTTCCCGCTTCTGAACTCTACTCGGACTCGGATGCCCTTGAGGCGATCGACGATGCCCAATTCGTGCTTCAGCTTTGTAGGGGACTTATCAGTTCAAAACCTGGCGGATAATGTGATCATCAACCCTATTCGCTTTAACCTAAGAGCATACATCCATGGTAGGAGGTGAATGAGATGAGGAAGATCTCAAGCGTTTCAGCTTTACTTATGTTATGGTGGCTGTGTTCGGTCTTCTGCACACAGACGAACGCCTTCACGGACGATTTCGAGGACAACAAGGACGATGGATGGGCACGGGTTGTGGGCGAGTGGGTTGTGAAGGATGGGAGATATCTCCAGGTTCAAGGCGGCGACCTCTGGCAGAGGGCGGTTCTCGATGAGATCAACGTTCGAAACGAGAAATTCCACCTGGTGGCGAAAGGCGGCCTAGTGAAAGGGACGCAGAACAACGGATGGGTCGGAGTCGTGTTCCTACACCAGGGCGTGGAGGAGGGCAAGGGCGGGTTCTACTCCTTCGCAGCCGTCTACGACGGAAGAAATATAGCTAGGCTGTTTAAATCCCCGTCCGGTAAATACCCGGATGTGGCATGGAAGAAAGACGCCCCTTTCACCCCGAAACCCGGTGAGGTTTATGAGTTCGTGGTGATCGTTGAGGGGAACGTCATAAAGTGCTTGATTAACGGAAAGGAGCTGATAAAAACGGAAGACCCCGAGATCTGGAAGGAGGGGAAGGTCGGACTTTTCTCGACGAATGCGGAGAGTTTCTTTGAGGAGATAACCGTCACAGGCCCGGGCATCCCAGAAGCGCAGGTCAACCCCGGCGGCAAAATGCCACTCACATGGGCTAGGATAAAGGGTGGAATTTGAACTGGGTAACTTTGCGCCCTGTAAAACGATCATCATGGGTAAGATCGCTCCTGACCTTTCGGCCTGCGAAACGATGCCGGGGCCAGGCAGGGGCGAAGGGTCGGATGCCCCAATTTGCTTAAATGGAGGGTGAAAATGCTCAGCCTGGGCTTAATGCTTGCTATTGTGTTCGCTTTCGCTGGGAATATCGAGTTACCCCTTGAGGGCGTCTGGGTGGAGGACCCTGAGGGCAAGCCTGTAATAGACCGAGGCCCTGAGGGGGCGTGGGATCACGTTGCGGTGGATAACCCATTCATCTATATCGAGGACGGAGTGTTCTACTGTTTCTACGAAGGGGAGAACGAACGACGTCAGGAGCAAGTTGGCATCGCCGTATCCACCGACCTGTTGCGCTGGAGAAAATATGAGGAGAACCCCGTGTTAAAAGTCGGCCCTCCAGGCGCCTGGGATAGCCTGGCCGCTAAGATCCCCGTCGTCGCCAGAAACAAGGAGACGTATTTCCTGCTTTACACCGGGAAGGACGGAAAAGGGGCGGCCATAGGGGTGGCAAGATCAAACGATCTCCGCCATTGGGAGAAATACCCCGGCAACCCGGTTCTACCCGGCCGACAGGGGAAGTGGGACCCCATTTTGACCACCTCTCCCTCCCTGATCGAAAGGGATGGGGTGTTCTATATGATCTACCGAGGGATGAAAGGGTTTTACACGGATCAGAAGCTGGGGCTGGCCATATCGAGGGATCTCCTCCACTGGAATCGGCGAGATAAACCCCTCAAGGGGCTTGACGATATCTATTCCTTCGCTATCTGCCCGTGGTTGATAAACGGCGAGTATATGGCTTTAGCCCAAAAGCTGCCTCCGAAACACGTCTACCTCTCAGCCGATCTGATCTCTTGGCGGAGGGGACCTGTTCTCACCTTCTCCGCCGGAAAGATCGACACCCCATCCCAGCCTATCCTGATAGACGGCGTTCTATGGATTCTTTATGAGAAGGGTGATAGGATTTACCGTGCTCGGTTCGAGCCAAGGCCTTAGCTGATCCTATGTTCCTCCTCTACCCGCTGAGCGATTCCTCGGCGTCCATATCGGGATCGGCGTGTTTGCCCTGTGGATGGGGGATTACCACCCTGGCGATCCCCCTCTCGCTTGCCGAGCAGGAAGAGCTGATACGTAGGGCGGAGACGCTTGAGAGATGTGGGATTCCCTTCCCCACCTTGAGTGAGAACCTGACGCTATACTTCCCGCCTTTTATCAGCGGAGAGGAGACGCCGTCCATGAAACAGAGGAAGAAACCCCTCCCGTGGATCACTACCCTCTGCGGCGGCGTGGGCGTTTCCCAGTTGATCCCATCAATCAAGAGATGTGCTCCTTTTTGAGTCATGAACAGGACGACCGGTCTCCTGAAATCGAGGAACCCCGAAAAATCCCTCACCTGCCCATCGCCTCTCTCCTGACAGAGCCAGCCGTCGGCGGAACTTATGAGCCATTCGGAAAGCGAAGAGATCGCCCAGCAGAGCGATAGAAACGCCCTCACATCCTCGACGCCGAAGTTCGGAACGAGCTCACAGGAGACCCGAACCTCCGGCGATTCATCGAAGATAAACTCCGCCCTGTAAGCGACGCTCCTCTCAAGCGGCGAGGGCTTGAGACGACCTTTTGAGAGGATCTTAACGCCCCTCCCTTCCTGACTGACAAAGACCTCCGGATCAGAACCCCTCGAGCCCACGTAACGCCTCCTCTCGTAAATACCGTAATCGGTGTATGCGTTCATGTTCTCGATCAGAGCTTCGCCCGTCCCTTTGAAGAGGAGCTTTGAGATCATCCCGTTTACCCTTGAGATCAGCACCGCATAATGGTCGTTTTCAACCCTCCACCCTTCGGGAACCTCGGTTAGTTGAAGGGCGAAGAGCGCTAACGTCAGCATCAGGATCATCTTCCCTCCCCTCCCGATCGCTTAAAATGACGCTCGATGACTTCCAACCTGTAACCTATGAGATCCCATTCGGGACGGACCTCCACGGGGAGACCGTCCAGGAAAGCGAAGAAGACCGTAGCCGTGCCGGATCTGTCCTGATGGACGAAGATATTCTGAGGTTTTCGCCCTCGCCATCGTATTTCGTCGAACCTCAGGATGAGCCCGCCCTCGACCTCGATCTCGATGGAACCTCCCTCTCTGAGGGGAACCTCCTTCGACTGCCAGAGCCTGCCGACCCGTTCTCCGAACACCCCTTCTTTCACCCCTCCCTCCGTCTCAGCACGCCACCTTCGGGCATCGGGGATACGCACGATGTGAGCGAGGAAAGCCCTGACGTCGCTCCTCCAGATCGAAGGTTTCACCCCACACCTCACCTCAACGCCCGGGGAACGGTCGAACACATATGTCAACTTGTAGCCCAGTAGAGGTCTTGCGACGTTCGCCCAACCCCAGAAGGAGAGCCGGAGGTAGCTCCGGAAACTCAGCTCAACCCCTCCTTTCGACCTCAAGATCACATCCGGCTCGAAATCATGGAAGCTATTGGCGCTGACCCGCACCTCCCTCCCCAGCGAATCCCTCACCGACCCGTAGATCCCGTAATCGGTGTAGATGTTCGAGGTTATCGCCAAGGCTCGACCCGTCCCCTTATGGACCAAAGACCTCAGATTCCCTCCCCGGCTCCTCCCGATGACGAGCCTGAGATCGCCGTTCTCAAACTTCCAGTTCGGTCCGTCGAACTCGACCGAAACGGGCCCGCACCGCCAG is from Candidatus Poribacteria bacterium and encodes:
- a CDS encoding ACT domain-containing protein gives rise to the protein MEYIITVMSRDRPGIIAGIGRAVFEMGGNIEEISQTVVRGYFTVILCATFSSSPPVERVKEVIASTGAPGELEVAVRIRRTDEPLSATPTTYDRFILTLFGLDRPGVIYHMSTYLASLGINITDLYGRTEEGGFTMVLELSVPPELDPRGLKEELERLGRSFGMSAHFQHENLFKATHDLRSLAVI
- a CDS encoding nucleotidyltransferase domain-containing protein, which translates into the protein MERRKVQDEVNRLLHKLVEALKERFGEELVSVVLFGSFARGDFHERSDIDLLIVIEKLPQSQFKRSRLFDEAAGRLMDGFKLLREMGYLCQFMPIMKSREEAAYHSPIYLDMVEEGMILYDKGGFFRSVLEEIRQRLKELGAKRKFLKGGGWYWDLKPDYRPGEVIEI
- a CDS encoding glycosyltransferase; the encoded protein is MLSFVGYFTLLLSFIYMSVILCFRIGLGRAERISRKMLRRRSDPKGRPFVSVIISARNEREHIGRCLESLIEQSYPSHLYEIVAVDDRSEDETLSIIRSYADRSDVRIIPLENDEPEGLTGKQTALDKAIRYSRGEIILTTDADCIVPFDWVSVMTSFFSDPEVGVVAGFSTIDDRSPDFRKLGRWRRLFLKMQSFELLTLFTAFAGGMGLGLALACTGNNLAYRRKVYEQMGGFKRIGRTVAEDNMFIQWVNRNTSWRIIPCCLRESLVITMPKVTLRDLLAQRIRWASNSLENRFSALAFMVAVYGMNLLLYPTLLLSLAGVIPIWIGPTAIAMKFLPEYLLVSKGMRMFGRGDLMKFFLPIQPFHTLYILICGLAGLPGKARWKGREYKARR
- a CDS encoding PFL family protein, with product MVRSEDILTTIRMIHEENFDIRAATMGISLLDCRSESTDKLCERIRGRIIDRAGKLWEACETLAAKYGVPIVNRRVAVTPISIVAAGHGEEGFIQVAHALDEAAREVKVDLIGGYTALVHKGMTPDDEGLIRSIPFALSETERVCASVNAASTKAGINMDAILLVSEMLIELSRRTSERDGFGCAKFVVFANAPEDNPFMAGAFNGIGEAECVINIGISGPGVVKGAIEKGREMKPDLTLGDMAEIIKTTAFRLTRIGELIGRELAGMIGAKFGIVDLSLAPSPKVGDSVGEVLQAMGIRAVGAPGSTAALALLTDAVKKGGLFASSSVGGLSGAFIPVSEDIGLSAAVEAGYLTIEKLEAMSSVCSVGLDMVVVPGDVDAETIAALIADELAIGVINHKTTAVRIIPVPEKKAGERVVFGGLFGESVVMEICNIGCNRRFVRHGGRIPAPLTSLQN
- a CDS encoding tetratricopeptide repeat protein — encoded protein: MRFRLKVVSPLILSLTLIFLIPGCLPKGAVSPQKEIDMILENASCFQEEQDYDRAIAEFQKLLDKYPQSDQADNAQFEIGNSYRLKGDYKAAIKAYEKVNSKSELADRAKLLIGDCYLALNEVKKAREIYRSLVRKYPYLNNDEAREARRNLDLMARIVKLESEVREGVESHRDNALFEIGRIYLEELNLPDVAAERFKELTERFPKSELADDAMMMLGESYWRMAKYESPPKVDTRKLAAFVRYYYILDRYPQLGEMDLRKIGLSPHWPAGYPSRGYEKFYGRGMRYDNYYLEVRFLLSRYRDLREWRYTDFLPPCYGKAMETWNELLERYPNTDAALKCRKVAAKRLAELGRAFYNAGAPGFSNVLLHESLSYYPTPEAHIYLAYFYADARAFSNDRTSLYNKIQVFDHIKQAEKLVSPDSELASQIKQLKTWMNYRMRVEALEAKVSKLSSRGG
- a CDS encoding NUDIX domain-containing protein → MSKRKVEVLESDLVYDGFFKIERALVQYERYDGSMSEPITRYCFERGDSVGVLLYNPDADSVILVEQFRYPAYVKGGPGWILEIVAGVKDKEDSVKVARSEAIEEAGYEIERLEKLTSFYLSPGGSSERMDLYLGYVSKPSHKGGGVREEGEDIKVIELPLEKALRMIDRGDICDVKTILALLWLYRKKTKGE
- the glpK gene encoding glycerol kinase GlpK, translated to MDYVLAIDQGTTGTTVLLVNEEGEVAESVYAELRQIYPRPGWVEHDPEEIWRSTAGLIRKLLSRSQVSSSQIKAIGITNQRETTIVWEAETGRPVHNAIVWQCRRTADMCDQLREKGLEEKVRDKTGLILDPYFSATKLAWIIRDVKPEGEILFGTVDSWLIWRMTGGRTHATDQTNASRTMLFNIHELKWDEELIGIFNVGAVRLPEVLPSSARYGVAQEPSEIEGIPICGVAGDQQASLFGQACFERGETKNTYGTGCFLMMQTGEKPVYSNEGLLTTLACSVTERPRYALEGSVFIAGAAVQWLRDGLGIIESAAQSEEMALSVEDTGGVYVVPAFTGLGAPYWDSRARGAILGITRGTRKEHIVRATLEAIAHQVADVMEAMERDSGMKISALRVDGGGSVNDFLMQFQSDILNLPVERSKYRETTSLGAAYLAGLSIDMWDLDRIRSLRKVNRTFTPQMEDERRILLRRKWKEAVGRVLTRCGCNGNTPS